One Prosthecodimorpha staleyi DNA window includes the following coding sequences:
- a CDS encoding RidA family protein: MTITRIDQNGRRSRAVVHQGTIYFAGQVGDDWTCGAAEQAAQALARVDRILAELGSDRSKVLSATIWLKSMQDYDAVNAVWDQWIDRNACPARAAGVVEMADPNILVEFILIAAQ, from the coding sequence ATGACCATCACGCGGATCGACCAGAACGGGCGGCGCAGCCGCGCCGTCGTCCACCAGGGCACGATCTACTTCGCCGGCCAGGTCGGCGACGACTGGACCTGCGGCGCCGCCGAGCAGGCCGCCCAGGCGCTTGCCCGGGTCGACCGGATCCTCGCCGAGCTCGGCAGCGACCGGTCCAAGGTCCTCTCGGCCACCATCTGGCTGAAGAGCATGCAGGACTACGACGCCGTCAACGCCGTCTGGGACCAGTGGATCGACCGCAACGCCTGCCCGGCCCGCGCCGCCGGCGTGGTCGAGATGGCCGACCCGAACATCCTGGTCGAGTTCATCCTGATCGCCGCCCAGTAG
- a CDS encoding GntR family transcriptional regulator, with product MTRSPDMPKAVIEAAPAAIPAAAVPVAAGAASEPRPDRAAPVAAALDPQPLPRRIASQLRDLIIHDMIKPGERIVEQTLSDELGVSRTPLREALKILALEGLVRVYPNKRTLVADPSPAEIKNMLRVYATLEGLAGEMACENRDDADVLALRGYQERMIAARAEGDRIGYFRENQAFHLRIARATRNDTLIELHKTLNLRLHRIRFLGIMRQSDWSSVSAQHAAIIDALEARDGQLLKRLLIDHLDAAWVRAEQSAQAARFRSRSDTDDA from the coding sequence GTGACCCGCAGTCCCGACATGCCAAAGGCCGTCATCGAGGCGGCACCCGCCGCCATCCCGGCTGCTGCCGTCCCGGTTGCCGCTGGCGCAGCGTCCGAGCCGCGCCCGGATCGTGCGGCCCCCGTGGCCGCCGCGCTCGATCCCCAGCCGCTGCCCCGGCGCATCGCCAGCCAGCTTCGCGACCTGATCATCCACGACATGATCAAGCCGGGTGAGCGGATCGTCGAGCAGACGCTGTCGGACGAACTCGGCGTCTCGCGCACGCCCCTGCGCGAGGCGCTGAAGATTCTCGCGTTGGAGGGGCTCGTCCGGGTCTATCCGAACAAGCGGACCCTGGTCGCCGACCCGTCGCCGGCCGAGATCAAGAACATGCTGCGGGTCTACGCCACGCTCGAAGGCCTTGCCGGCGAGATGGCCTGCGAAAACCGCGACGACGCGGACGTGCTGGCGCTGCGCGGGTATCAGGAGCGCATGATTGCGGCGCGCGCGGAGGGCGACCGGATCGGTTATTTCCGTGAGAATCAGGCCTTCCACCTGCGCATCGCGCGGGCGACCCGCAACGATACCCTGATCGAACTGCACAAGACGCTGAACCTGCGCCTGCACCGCATCCGCTTCCTCGGCATCATGCGGCAGAGCGACTGGTCCTCGGTCAGCGCCCAGCACGCGGCGATCATCGACGCCCTGGAGGCGCGCGACGGACAACTTCTGAAGCGGCTTCTGATCGATCATCTGGACGCCGCCTGGGTTCGTGCCGAGCAGTCCGCGCAGGCGGCCCGGTTCCGATCGCGCTCCGACACAGACGATGCCTGA